In Lycium ferocissimum isolate CSIRO_LF1 chromosome 3, AGI_CSIRO_Lferr_CH_V1, whole genome shotgun sequence, the genomic window ATTATTCCTCTTGAATAATCCGGATGGCGTGTTTGGTGGCGCTCCGCCTGAATGGTTGGTATCATCTTTTTGCTGCAAAAGATTAATGAATAAAGTTGAAATTGATACGTAAAAGAAATCAAGATTAATGTGGAGGAAGTAAGAAAATGATGGTGATGTGATGGTgggaaagtaaaagaaactaaggtaaTATCAATGCCTTGATGGGCAAAATGCAAATTGTTCATTCATATGTGTGCTTTGAAAAGGGTAAATAAGACAAGCGATCAAGTTGGCAAGTCAGGGATACAGGATGGATTTTTCCAGGTGTGTGAACTTCCAACTATATTCAGCCACATGTGCGGGTGTGAAAGGATTTTATGGTCTCGGTCATTCTTCTATGAAATATCGATTCTATCAATCATTCCATTTCAGAATCAAGTCCCCCTGAATAAGTAAGGCTCATCGTGATTCCCCAAACCAGCCTTCTTCTTACCCGCGGGAATCCGTAGGGGTATTCGACATGGGCGGACAGAGCATCTGAAGGGTTACTTCACCAAAGGAAAATTGTGTTTGGTCAATCTGTCCGACTTAATGTGTTCATCGTACACTCTGTTTATATTAGTCTGCTGCGTAATTTTTTGACAATATAAGAACAATTTAAATGTAAACATTCGCACAAATTGATAGTACTCCTAGTAATTTTCGAGAACATGGTCAATTAAAGTCCAATTGGACAACCTTCTAAAATATTTGCCATTACTCCCCGAATCATATTGTTCTATGTAACCtttacaaatttcaaaaatcagaTTGACATTCTAGTGACTAACTTTACAACTATGAATTTCATACTTTCTATTATTACTAACATAATAAACCCATATTAACATCTTAAATTTCATATTTAGTCATATAAATTTGTAACGGATAACTCCATCACAAAATTGTGATGaatttgtaaagattttatGACGGTCCACGATTCATATCAATGCGAACGAAATTTATGACGAACACAATGATCCATCAGAATTCAGTTAACTGAATTGACGTTCAGTTGCAAATTTGTAACGAAACTGTACTACTATAAATTTATAAGCAAAACTTGTCTAGAGACAGTACCTCAGGACTGGATTGTGTTCCTCTTTTAGACTGAGAAGCTATAAACTCAAGCATCTGCAAGAACTTTGCTTGCCCCAATTCTGCACAATTTTGCCAGTAATAAATGGCCAAGTCCCATGCATTGGCTCTAAATTCCAGTAAACTTCTGTCAATGTCTTTTTCATACGTTGCCACATATGGCTTCAATAAGGCATTATAGATGTATGCCGTGCCCTTCGTTTTTGGATACCATAAGTAGATGAAAAGAGCCAATTTAGCCTCACTGTACATTGGTAACCTAAAACAACAATGTAACATTTTTAGTTTAAATGAAAGTAGAACTTCAGATATCAGCTGAAAGGTTTACAAGTTTTTGACTAATTAAGAGCATACCATGACATGAACAAATCACCAAAGCTCTCAAAGATTCTCAGTGCCGCGACAATAATCCTGAaaacaatcaatttttttaGCCATTATTCAAAGATATAATTTGAGACGATTGATATtcttttaagagaaaaaaagttagaaattgATGGATGATCAAAGTCGACACTACTGACGTTACAAGATTCATCCAAATATGTCCTTGTTCATTAAGGCCAGAAGCTTTTAAACAGATGAGACCTTTTTAACAAGGAAAAAGGTCAAATATATGTAtggtccaaatttacccctaaaTTTTGAAGAAGAGGGCCACTATTCTGCATATTCGTCAAGGCTTGGACAAATTAAATAATAAGATATAACCTAGTATTTTTAGTCTTTGACATCATGATTCTTAACTTATTTAGTGACAAGTATAGGTCACACCTTTGGGCGCCTCAATCCTCTAATTAGTTATATTTGAGGATGAATTATATGCTTTAAAAGCCCCaaatcataaatttttataGTACAAGTTCTATACACCAAGTTGCGAAGAATATTTATACGATCAGGTAAATATTGGTAAATCTCTAtcataaaatggaaaaaatgatAACTAACATGTTTAGTGTATAATATAACTTTAATTCATCTCATTATACTAATTATTCATGTTCTCATGATATGGAAATTGTAATTTCTAATAGTACTAAAATTAATGTTCCATTTAATATGCTTGTCTATGTTTGCTTTTAAAGCATTTGAATAATAGTATCCTAAGACATTTTATCAACATATTGAAAGTATATTGAACACTACTCAAGACCCAATATATCTGCAAAACAGTTTTCTCAAACGTTGCTTCTAGATTGTTCAAACCCATTCAAATTCCAGAAGAGAAGAATAAAAGAATATAATACAAATCTACTGTTATGAATAAGATAATTAGAAGATCAAAGTGTTTAATATTACCAATATTGGCACCAGAATCTAAGTTCTTCAATCTCCACTCTGTTCTTCTCAATAGTTTTAAAACACTCAAAAGCAGGGTATGCATATCCAAGAACCAATCTGCAAAATCCACAAACCATAATTCAATCATCAACAGTAAGTGTCACAATAAAGATTCAACAAATCCACAAAGAAAGTATGTCACAATAAAGATTCAACAAATCCACAAAGAACGAAAAATAAACAGCAAAGTGCAAAAGTAACACAGAcgagaaaaataaatacatacacTAAACCGCTGGTAATGAAGTTTCCTAACATCTTTTACCAAAAGTCAAATACTCCAAAATGATGAATAATGATCAAGTAATCAAAACCCTTTTAGTAACCATCtaaacaaaatttcaacaatCTTTTAGTAGTTTTTTTTAGAGAAATCTGATAAGAAAACAGAAGTGTAGGTTTTTGGTAAAATGACTATTATGTATTAGTATAATTACTCAATGATGAAAGGAAGAAGATAATGTTTTCGAAAATACTTGAGAGGATATAACGGAGAAGAAAGAGGGCCGGAAATAACAAAGAGACTATAACAAACGTGAAAATATAGGAATTAGAAGAAGTTGGTTATATAATTATTCGGAAACGTGCTAAGCAGTCTACTTGAGTTTTTGGTTAGcgtaataaaaaaagaaattccatTACATTAAGGGTCATGAAATGTAACTTAATTATATGATATTTAGGAAGGTATAGTATGATAAGAACTCCAATAATACGATTAGaataattttttaagttgtggagttatataaactatattttttgttttactgAGTTGACTTAATATTATGTACGTACATATTTGTAAAGATCCAATAACTATACGTATTAGAAGGGTTGCGACGGTTGGTTTGGAATGGGTAAAACTTTAGAAGTTAGAGAGAGGCATTTATTTGAAGGATTGTGTTTTTTCATTAGGAATATGTTACATATTATCTTTATATAAACGTAATTTCAAGGAAGTTAGATATCTTGGGATTCTATGAACGAGTTCTACGTTGGACAGTTATTTTATCTTCTGGGCAGTGATAGTTTCGTCATTTACGCAATCTCTCagtttgacctttttttttgttcttatttttgcAGAATAAAATGAATTTGGACTTTGGAGCAAATAAAAACAGCAAAACACAGACGTGGAGAGAAGAGAATCATTGGGGGAATTTTGGCGATTGAGTTGTACATTTTTTGCTTTAGTGTATGTTTGGTatgatatttttctttaaaataagtaattttcttatttattttatgttatttggcaactaaacataatatattGTTCAAGAAGTATTTATATAGTCCACCTCTCTACCTTTCAAGAGAAAGGGAAAAGTATCACAGACACTTTATATCTTTCCTGCACCCCACATCGTGATTTCATGACAGGTATGTTGTTTTTGTAGTCGTCATGTAAATAAACTCTATAGGAGTGGAAGAGGGGTAGGGGGTGTGGGGTGATCGATGGGGATGGGAACTATGGCCTATGTGGGATGGGGTGGGGAGAATGTCAGTTATGAACtcgttgttattattttcattacaaaagtcatttttaagaaaaaaatattctacgaaaataaaaattggaattttccACCATACTAAACACACCCTTAATTTGGACGCAGTTTTTGTTTGAATTGGCTGCCAAGATGCTTATTTCTGATTGCATTCTTGGCCTAATCCTACATtgtgtttttattaaaaatGTTATAACTGGCTGTAGTGACTACTGCTATTCTCTGGTCAAATTGACCTAAATTTTCCGGCTCTTGTttagtttcttttaaaaattaaaatacagtCAAACTTCTCTATTACAGCATCGTTTCAACTGTTATAGAAAATgactgttatacacctataacaccattgacatttaaataataattcgcttttataggcaaaaaagatgcataaaatctaattttcatttttaattgtcaaattctaagcttaatcacactttatataacgaaggaaaatcatttaatgatgaatatatatacatatgatattttttgtcataaatagtgtattaaatgatcaatatttggtcaaaatctctacacttattattggtaatcatagatattctatttttataaagatgattaattattattttaccaaaaaatGAAGATAGTTGTTATAGGTAAAAAATTTTACAATTATaggtgaaaaaaaataaaatattatataaagaTGATATACGTGCTGTCATATAATTATTCGTTGATGCAAAAATTAAACTAGTCACTTTggctttaaaagaaaacagatAAAGAAGCAAATAACTAGTCACTTTGGCTGATTGGGAGCCATTAGAAAGTTCATACGACGTAGTTAATtttgaatattaaaattaaataatttattttactaGTTGAAGGAAATAATTAAGGTTCATTCGTGTGGGTTAACCCTTGGTAATAATTAAATAGGTAAATTTAAAGGGAAAATTAGAAGGGACACACCTATTGGTAATAGGTGTCATTTGAATAAGAGATGTCTTGTTTAAATAGGAACCCTTCCCTCTTGACTGTATACTTGTTCCTTCAGAAATAACCGAGttcttgttaagaattcaaaacGTATAGGAATAATCCACCGCAACAAATACGATCTACACTATCTTACTTGTGAAACGAATAAgataatcatgaaaacatagttttcttgttttccttCTACAATTTTTTCATCTAATTGGTACGTAATAACATTGAGATGGATCAAAAGTAATAGTCAAGCTAAGTATACTGTAACATAGGACTGTAGCAGTGATAGAGACAAACAGGGTCAGTCTTTAATTAGTTCAACTTTAGGACAAGAGGCCAGTATTATTCAACGGATTTAATTTTGACGGTGTAAATTTATTTTAGactatttatataatttaatttgttatagCTAATCCCCTAATTAGTCTTATTTTCAAATTAGTAATCTTACTTATTTGTCACTATCGGTATAGTTACTTATGTCCCGATCTGCAGTCTTACATACGTGGTTGGTAGCTTTTACCTATCTAATAAAGTCAGTTTGtgcctacagacctctaataatATTTCAGATGCTGTCCCAGAAGTTGAACATGAGGGTCATACTcgaatatataatattataatgTTGCTTGATGAATATATTGACTTTTACTGGAAATAAAGTTATACACTTGATTTTGGGTAAAATATTAAGTAGGCTTTTGGACGTAGATTTAGTCGAAACGTAGAGACGAGTTTTTGAAGTCGAATAGAAGAATGGTATTTGAAAGTTCAatttgtgtttggacatgcatttcaccaagaaaacaagtaaaattttgtgagtggaaaatatttttcaaaaactggTCAAGTCTCATCTTAAAAGAACTAACCAAAAAATCAGTTCAGATGTACCCAAACAAtgtgttgattttatttagttttggaAAAATAGGAAACATTCCTATGTCTTTTCGGCGTTCATTTTTGGAATTTATGGTTTGCAGACTATCCTGGACCGCCTATGGGAATACACAGCTTTCTCGTGATTATAAGATGCTTTTATTGCtccatttttgtttttgcattTATGACCCCTTTTGGCCATCTTTACAACTGAATGTGAATGGTGGTACAAATTGGATAAAAACTTATCTGAGTTTGGAGGTTTAGACACCATGTGACAACCCCTTTTAGACCCCATTTTTGTGTTACAACttacatatttgattttttcacTTGTTATAATCTATTCCTTCTTTCATAGTATTTGCTATTGGAAGTCTTCCTCCATGTTGAAagaaatttcattcttttggcTCCATTTTGTAAGTGTCAATTGATTTATATACAATATACAAGTATGTTTTCTTGGTATATGATTTTTAGACCATATGCTAATTCTAATGTTTATCGACTTCAAGCAAAAGGAGGTACGGTTTCTCTCCAAAAAGATTAGAGGAGTGTCATCAAAACTAaacaaatctatatctatatatataaaaaaggagaGGTACAAGCAAGAAGTTAAACCAATTGGCAAGGACTTGGcaattttaggacaaaattAATAAACATTGTAATAAACTTTGAATTTGAATAAAagatcaaaaaaaattgaatttgaatgaaagataaaaaaattaaatttgaaattaaagaaCCTTCAAAAGTAGAGTAGATTTCAAACTCTAAACAACATCATAGTCGGATGTttatcccttttttctttttttttttccataataataataataataataataataataataataataatgataataataatataataataataataaataaaataggagAGGTATAATCATAagttaagccaagtggcaagctaataacaagccacttggcaattttaagacaaagttaATATAAATTTACGTAAAAAGTTTTGAATTGtttaatttgaattgaaaatatatgtagatgcatttgaatttgaaaatattAGACATTTGGAGTAAAATTAGATTTCATAATTTTAAACTAAAACCCACTATTCAAGAGTTCTAAATGAGCTAAATGAACTCTTATTATTTAACATCCTAagatattataaaatatatatatacaattttttgAAGATATTGCATTCTCCATTATtctttgatttgaattaaaagataaacTTTTAAATATAATAGATTTAAATCCTCCTACATTTATGATCATGATAACATGtctaccaaaaaagaaaaaaaaagagttaataaCTATGGCTTATCAActtatttgaataaaataaaaataaaaaaatgttggGTTATCGTATGTATGTGCAAAAACTTTAATATATATGGTTTAACAATAAATTAAGGTTTAACATTTAAATTGAAGCTATCCAAATCAAATTTCATTATAAGTGATAAGATTCTataatttatcaataatttttcattttttgtactttatttaCGAATTTGCAATTaatagttttaaaattttaaaagttatccaaatcaaatctaTATATCTACATTTATTCGTTTATTACCTATAAATTTATTGACTATTATAAAACTGATTTTTGGAACTAACAAATGAATGAATAAAGCAAGGAAGGTTAGGAGAAGGTTAAAAAACAAGGATAAGGAAGGGTAATCTTCCATTtagtattaaaaaaattggatttaTCTCATCGTTCCTAATATTTTTCTCaactcaaatatataaattataagaTAAGGATCTTTTTGGAATCCTATCTAACAAAttgatatgatatttgaatttgaatttaaatgaAATTTGGTTGGAatgaaatttcaattttcaaccTCTTCTATATAAAGATTTTTCCTCCTCCAACTCTATTCGTGAATTTTAGTGCACTATTCATATTCTTCATTTCTTAGAAACTTAATCAATTttaatgttttcatatttttatatagCAGTTGAACATTGTAGAAAAGGAGGGTAACCATTCTTTCGAATATATAATACTATAAGTAAGTAGTGTTCTTCAATGTAATTATGGTTTTGTTCGTTGGATTTTTGATAAAAATGAATATATTACATAAAACAAAATCACTTATTAAAACAATTAATTGGCCGAGTTGGCACTTTTTAAGGCTAAATTTTGttactatttttaaattatatttttattaactaAAATAATAATGTTTGTCGAtgtttaattttgtaaaattattCAAATCTATTTGTGTAGACTTTTTTTATTTGGTCATGCTCTTAGAAATATATACGGATCGAAGAAACGAAGATGTACGAATACTTTTTTGATTCCATGGAAGATGATAATTGCATctcttatttatgtttttaaaaattgaaatattgTTTATAAGGTTAGATGCTCTTCTCTCACCTTAATTTCtattcatttattattatttcttaaagcACCTTACACTGGTATTCATtgcatatttaatttttaaccaaCTCTCTTTATTTTTGAACTTTTGTTTAGCATTTTCAAGAAATTGTTGGATAAATATAATTCATAAAACGTTTTCAATATGCTAATTCATTACTAAGGTTGATCCTTGGGAATCCAAGCATTAGCCTTTTATCATCTTTAATGTTCTTCGTAAATTCAATACTAAAATCACCaatttaaggaaaagaaaacaataaagaatGTAATTTAAGTCTCTGGCATTAGCCAATAAGgattaaaaaatatttcctcTCAAAAATATTTGGGCAAAGAATGCTAAAACAAGTGAGTAGCAAGTACtataaaagtaaaagaaaacattGCATGTGCAATAgctaagaaaataaattaagacATTCGGATTAGAAATTGCAATAATTTGATGATGAACATATAATAAAACTATTGTACTCTTTTCACCGtatgtttattgatttggttttcACATTTACATTCCttctttctattatttttttcaacgGGAATGGgcttaacattatttttttgtaaagaataataatagaaaattatgttttttttttgtgaatgtATATGATAATGGACTTCAATATAATTTACATGTACAAATGCTTAAAGAATTATTACTTAAAAATTAATTAGTATATCTTATTTAAATATATTgtgcttattttttatttatcaatttaaaatgtGTAATTCTAGGTTTTCTAATTACAATTTTTTGTCAATTTGCTtaagaaccccccccccctttttttttttttttttcttattcaatagaattgaaatatttttctcctttacTATGTGTGAATATATGACAAGAGATCTAATAAGtttcaataaaatatatttatatatgtgtatgagtGATGATATTTAACCAAATGACTTATTTTAAAATCACATGGCAAGTTTTGAATAATCTAGACGGGCAATGGAATAACATGGAGTATATTTCTTGAATACACACgagcatataattttttttttataaggatGGTATTTTTGATAGAAGTTATATCTTGCGCATATATTTTTGGGTGGATTTGCAATCAAATGCAATATGTAAGTTTGCTTCCAAATCACATCATTctattaaatttccaaaaataataataataataataataataaagaagaagaaggatgcCAAATTAGATATATGAAGAATTTACGGTCACTTATTCGGTGAAGTGATACAAAGTAAAATGCGCTACTATTTGATGGTAGCGTTGTAAGAGAATAAGTAAAATAGTACTGAAACATTGTGATATCATGCAAATTGGGGTTGTGGGGCCGAGGGGGGGGGTTGGTTGTGAGGGCGATTAGATGATgttatttatttcaaaaaaaaaaaaaaaaaaaaaaatgaagactgAATGAGTTATAGCTCATACTTCACTCAAAATGTTTGCCTAATCTTAGTACTTCTAAGACTATAAGATTTATTAGTATTGAAAGataattattttcaatcatattatgatgaaaaaattatattacGAACAAGAGTGTATGACCGAAGACTTAATAAATagaaccaaaaataaaaatttcggATATAAATGAATTCAAGTACCacattaaaaattgaaaatatacaTTAATTTTTAATGCAGGCAACTCTAAAACATAGCTTTCATAAGTTCTTTTGCTTTCAAAAATAACATTTAGAGTGAGTTACTTAACTATAGTTTTGTCAAATAAACCTTTTCTTTtgtaatgatatgatttttatGTCGCAGATCAATAATTAATCAGGATTGTAATGATGAACAAAGTTAATCATAATTAGATTTAGagtttattaaattaatataatCTACTGTGTTCAAATAAGTAAtattataatttaatatttcacaaatttctttaaatatgTCAATGTATAGAATAGTTTTTTTATTATAtcaaataaataagataataattttctatgattatatatatataaaataggtaCGAATACTAgtatataaaataggagaagtaaaagcaatgtggttaagccaagtggcaagctaataacaagccacttggcaattttaagacaaagttaATGAGAATTAGGACAAAGTTAATGAGAATTAGGACAAAGTTAATAAGAATAAGAAttgtaataaaaaatttaaaattgaaattgaaataaaagataaaaatatttgaatttaaatatgaattgaaagataaaagtATTTGAATTGAGATGAAAGAACTTTGAATTAAAAGATTAAAATATTCGAATTTGAGATAATCGTATAGTGTGGTTAACACTATTTAATTGGAAAAATAAAAGAGTAAAGCTCAAATCTGCatggttttctttttctaaatcaCCGTTTGAAAATACTATTGAAGCTAAAACAGTTTGTAGTTGATAAATAGGTcacttaaaatatttgtttaataAAGTATTTAATAATAGCAATT contains:
- the LOC132049424 gene encoding putative HVA22-like protein g, which translates into the protein MLGNFITSGLVLVLGYAYPAFECFKTIEKNRVEIEELRFWCQYWIIVAALRIFESFGDLFMSWLPMYSEAKLALFIYLWYPKTKGTAYIYNALLKPYVATYEKDIDRSLLEFRANAWDLAIYYWQNCAELGQAKFLQMLEFIASQSKRGTQSSPEQKDDTNHSGGAPPNTPSGLFKRNNKQLTDRRPPPGSSSPPPPPRPSSSAHHSTLHTIKSEPVHHEDASFQDNDSFKDHGLHAARAKLRRKRSI